Proteins encoded in a region of the Pigmentiphaga litoralis genome:
- the dapA gene encoding 4-hydroxy-tetrahydrodipicolinate synthase, with protein sequence MSPNSSASSARATAPRAPVQGQIEGSIVAIVTPMSPDGALDIAAYKALIDWHLAEGTNGFVVVGTTGESPTISVDEHAEMIRLSVEHVAGRAPVIAGAGANSTAEAIELTRYAAEVGADASLSVVPYYNRPTQEGLYQHFKTIAEAVDLPMILYNVPGRTGADLGHDATLRLAQVPGIIGLKDATGDIGRGALLLSQLPDSFAVYSGDDPTAAALILMGAKGNISVTANVAPRLMQELCAAALAGDAARAREINKRLALLNKNLFLEPNPIPVKWALAQMGRSALGYRLPLVEFSSQYHAAVREALLAADIRI encoded by the coding sequence ATGTCACCCAATTCTTCGGCATCTTCCGCGCGCGCCACGGCGCCCCGCGCTCCAGTCCAAGGTCAGATCGAAGGCAGCATTGTTGCCATCGTCACGCCCATGTCGCCCGATGGCGCGCTCGACATCGCCGCGTACAAAGCCTTGATCGACTGGCACCTGGCCGAAGGCACGAACGGCTTCGTGGTCGTCGGCACCACGGGCGAATCGCCCACCATTTCGGTTGACGAGCACGCCGAAATGATCCGGCTGTCGGTGGAACACGTCGCGGGGCGCGCCCCCGTCATCGCCGGGGCCGGCGCCAATTCCACCGCCGAAGCCATCGAACTGACGCGTTACGCCGCCGAAGTGGGCGCCGACGCCAGCCTGTCCGTCGTGCCTTACTACAACCGGCCGACGCAGGAAGGGCTGTACCAGCATTTCAAGACCATCGCCGAAGCAGTCGACCTGCCCATGATCCTGTATAACGTCCCCGGTCGCACCGGCGCGGACCTGGGTCATGACGCCACGCTGCGCCTGGCGCAGGTGCCGGGCATCATCGGCCTGAAAGACGCGACCGGCGACATCGGCCGCGGCGCGCTGCTGCTGAGCCAGCTGCCCGACTCCTTTGCCGTGTACAGCGGAGACGACCCGACTGCCGCCGCCCTGATCCTGATGGGCGCCAAGGGCAATATTTCCGTCACGGCGAACGTTGCGCCGCGACTGATGCAGGAACTGTGTGCCGCAGCGCTGGCAGGCGACGCCGCCCGCGCGCGCGAGATCAACAAGCGCCTGGCGCTGTTGAACAAGAACCTGTTCCTGGAACCCAATCCCATCCCCGTCAAATGGGCGCTCGCCCAGATGGGACGTTCCGCACTCGGCTACCGCCTGCCGCTGGTCGAGTTCAGTTCGCAGTACCATGCCGCTGTCCGTGAGGCGCTGTTGGCGGCGGACATCCGTATCTAA
- a CDS encoding site-2 protease family protein produces MESVIQTIAIYAIPLIFAITLHEAAHGYVARMFGDNTAYAAGRVTLNPIKHIDPIGTLLVPAVILLTSKLFGFGGLLFGWAKPVPVDFGRLRRPKRDMLWVAAAGPGINLVMAIIWAVSLKLMIATSMTEEFFMAMAVAGIQVNLMLMALNLLPIPPLDGGRIVFSLLPDKLAYQYSRIEPYGMVILVVLLVTNLLTFLVSPILGVGDAIIKLFL; encoded by the coding sequence ATGGAATCTGTCATTCAAACGATCGCGATCTACGCGATCCCGCTGATTTTCGCGATCACCCTGCACGAAGCAGCCCATGGTTACGTTGCCCGCATGTTCGGCGACAACACGGCCTATGCCGCCGGACGGGTCACCCTCAATCCCATCAAGCACATCGATCCGATCGGCACTCTGCTGGTGCCGGCGGTGATCCTGCTGACCAGCAAACTGTTCGGATTCGGCGGCCTGCTGTTCGGCTGGGCCAAGCCCGTGCCGGTTGACTTTGGCCGGCTGCGCCGCCCGAAGCGCGACATGCTGTGGGTGGCGGCGGCCGGACCGGGGATCAACCTTGTCATGGCCATTATCTGGGCGGTCAGCCTGAAGCTGATGATCGCGACCAGCATGACCGAAGAATTCTTCATGGCCATGGCCGTGGCGGGGATCCAGGTCAACCTGATGCTGATGGCGCTGAACCTGCTGCCGATTCCGCCGCTGGACGGCGGGCGGATCGTGTTCAGCCTGCTGCCCGACAAGCTGGCCTATCAATATTCCCGGATCGAGCCCTACGGCATGGTGATCCTGGTGGTGCTGCTGGTCACGAACCTGCTGACCTTCCTGGTGTCTCCCATCCTTGGCGTGGGTGACGCAATCATCAAGCTGTTCCTGTGA
- a CDS encoding MBL fold metallo-hydrolase — translation MRYTSLGSGSEGNALVVEATEGASTTRIMIDCGFGLREIERRLLARGLEPGSLSGILVTHEHGDHIGGVFKLARKHNVPVFLTTGTHAAVAHKIPDGMWVVRCDSHIPFGIGALQILPFPVPHDAREPVQFVMTDGARRLGVLTDLGEGTPHVHRMLSGCDALVLECNHCPDLLAESAYPYSLKMRISGRLGHLSNSAAAAVLKAVDRSRLKRVHAAHLSKQNNAPILAQMALAPILGWLPEEVGIADQSEGFDWEVIGG, via the coding sequence ATGCGATACACCAGTCTGGGCAGCGGCAGCGAGGGCAATGCCCTCGTTGTCGAAGCCACCGAAGGCGCGAGCACCACGCGCATCATGATCGACTGCGGCTTTGGCCTGCGTGAAATCGAGCGGCGCCTGCTGGCTCGAGGCCTGGAGCCCGGCAGCCTGAGCGGCATTCTTGTCACGCACGAACACGGCGACCACATCGGCGGCGTGTTCAAGCTGGCCCGCAAGCACAACGTTCCTGTCTTCCTGACCACCGGCACGCATGCCGCGGTCGCGCACAAGATCCCCGACGGCATGTGGGTGGTCCGGTGCGACAGCCACATCCCGTTCGGGATCGGGGCCTTGCAGATCCTGCCTTTTCCTGTCCCGCACGATGCCCGCGAACCGGTGCAATTCGTGATGACGGACGGCGCGCGCCGGCTGGGCGTGCTGACCGACCTGGGCGAGGGGACACCCCATGTGCACCGCATGCTGTCGGGCTGCGATGCGCTGGTGCTGGAATGCAATCACTGTCCGGATTTGCTGGCCGAGAGCGCCTATCCGTATTCGCTCAAGATGCGGATTTCGGGCCGGCTGGGGCATCTGTCCAACTCCGCCGCGGCAGCCGTGCTCAAGGCCGTGGACCGGAGCCGGCTCAAGCGCGTTCATGCCGCGCATCTGAGCAAGCAGAACAACGCGCCCATCCTGGCGCAGATGGCCCTGGCGCCTATCCTGGGCTGGCTGCCGGAAGAGGTGGGCATTGCGGACCAGTCCGAAGGGTTCGACTGGGAAGTGATCGGCGGGTAG
- a CDS encoding RNA-binding S4 domain-containing protein yields the protein MQQLQFTLTREFIPLCDLLKATGVADSGGMGKAMVADGLVKVDGQVELRKTCKIRADQIVELGDVRIHVLPIEA from the coding sequence ATGCAACAGCTTCAATTCACCCTGACCCGGGAGTTCATTCCCCTCTGTGATCTGCTCAAAGCCACGGGCGTGGCCGATTCCGGAGGGATGGGCAAGGCGATGGTGGCCGATGGTCTGGTCAAGGTCGACGGACAGGTCGAGCTGCGCAAGACCTGCAAGATCCGGGCGGATCAGATCGTCGAATTGGGCGACGTGCGCATTCACGTGCTGCCCATCGAGGCTTAA
- a CDS encoding FKBP-type peptidyl-prolyl cis-trans isomerase, with amino-acid sequence MADSKLDSALTVGENTVVTVEFWITDTDGEALDDSGGPVSFLHRGLDSLLPRLDDAIEGKQVGFEDTFHLEPSDAFGDYDADLLRVEPRSRFPEPLEVGMQFEGVPGPEGDEGDGPTVTEADDDDELSEDSLIFVVTDLSEDKVVLDANHPYAGMALRVRIKLLGVRPADAEEIEQGHAEGADEEDDEDVLDALIESRRNPGVLH; translated from the coding sequence ATGGCCGATTCCAAACTTGATTCCGCACTGACAGTCGGCGAAAACACGGTCGTCACCGTGGAATTCTGGATCACCGATACCGATGGCGAGGCCCTGGACGACAGCGGCGGCCCGGTCAGCTTCCTGCATCGCGGGCTGGACAGCCTGCTGCCGCGCCTGGATGACGCCATCGAAGGCAAACAGGTCGGCTTCGAAGACACGTTCCATCTCGAACCCAGCGACGCATTTGGCGACTACGACGCCGACCTGCTGCGGGTCGAGCCGCGCTCGCGTTTTCCGGAGCCGCTTGAAGTCGGCATGCAGTTCGAAGGCGTGCCGGGTCCCGAAGGCGACGAAGGCGATGGCCCCACCGTGACCGAAGCCGATGACGATGACGAACTGTCCGAAGACTCGCTGATCTTTGTCGTGACGGACCTGTCCGAAGACAAAGTGGTCCTGGATGCGAATCATCCCTATGCCGGCATGGCGCTGCGGGTACGCATCAAGCTGCTGGGCGTACGCCCGGCGGATGCCGAAGAGATCGAGCAAGGCCACGCCGAAGGCGCGGACGAAGAAGACGATGAAGACGTGCTGGA
- a CDS encoding tryptophan--tRNA ligase, translated as MRTRILTGVTTTGIPHLGNYVGAIRPAIEASRAPDADAFLFLADYHALIKCGEPERLQSSRLAIAATWLAAGLDPERVTFYRQSDIPEISELCWLLTCVTAKGLMNRAHAYKASVDQNVADNLEPDAGITMGLFSYPVLMAADILMFNAHKVPVGRDQIQHIEMARDIAQRFSHLYGNGRELFTLPEALIEDSVATLPGLDGRKMSKSYNNTIPLFEGGRKLLKDTIGKVVTDSRLPGEPKDAETSQLYTIYRAFASDDEAAAFRQQLEGGMGWGDAKAALFERLERDIAPMRERYESLIARPDDIDDILLAGARKARELARPTMALLRDAVGLGSMRAGGGAAAKAGKKKAAKQARFVSFRETDGTFRFRFVAADGEALLLSDTYADAQTAGAAIKHLQAQPDLAENLLLDELGYTVSLDGHVVARGGPFATAQVRDASRDKLLAELRGLAASA; from the coding sequence ATGAGAACCCGCATTCTGACCGGCGTCACCACGACCGGCATTCCTCACCTTGGCAACTATGTGGGCGCGATCCGCCCGGCGATCGAGGCCAGCAGGGCGCCCGACGCCGATGCCTTCCTGTTTCTTGCCGACTATCACGCGCTGATCAAGTGCGGCGAACCCGAACGCTTGCAGTCTTCGCGCCTGGCCATTGCCGCCACGTGGCTGGCGGCGGGGCTGGATCCCGAGCGCGTCACGTTCTATCGCCAGTCCGACATTCCCGAGATTTCGGAACTGTGCTGGCTGCTGACCTGCGTCACAGCCAAGGGCCTGATGAACCGGGCGCATGCCTACAAGGCGTCGGTGGACCAGAACGTGGCCGACAATCTGGAGCCGGATGCAGGCATCACCATGGGGCTGTTTTCCTACCCCGTGCTGATGGCGGCGGACATTCTGATGTTCAACGCGCACAAGGTGCCGGTGGGCCGCGACCAGATCCAGCACATTGAAATGGCGCGCGACATCGCCCAGCGTTTCAGCCATCTGTATGGCAATGGCCGCGAACTGTTCACGTTGCCCGAAGCGCTGATCGAAGATTCGGTGGCGACGCTGCCGGGCCTGGACGGCCGCAAAATGTCCAAGAGCTATAACAACACCATTCCCTTGTTTGAAGGCGGCCGCAAGCTGCTCAAGGACACGATCGGCAAGGTGGTGACCGACTCGCGTCTGCCGGGCGAGCCCAAGGATGCAGAGACCAGCCAGCTTTACACGATCTACCGCGCGTTTGCGTCCGACGACGAAGCGGCGGCGTTTCGCCAGCAACTGGAAGGCGGCATGGGCTGGGGCGACGCCAAGGCCGCGCTGTTCGAACGGCTGGAACGCGACATTGCGCCGATGCGCGAGCGTTACGAGTCGCTGATCGCGCGTCCGGACGATATCGACGACATCCTGTTGGCGGGCGCTCGCAAGGCGCGTGAGCTGGCGCGTCCGACCATGGCCCTGCTGCGCGACGCCGTCGGGCTCGGCTCGATGCGTGCCGGCGGCGGCGCTGCCGCCAAGGCCGGCAAGAAAAAGGCCGCCAAGCAGGCCCGGTTCGTCAGCTTCCGCGAAACGGATGGCACTTTCCGCTTCCGTTTCGTGGCTGCGGATGGCGAGGCGCTGCTGCTGTCGGACACCTATGCCGACGCGCAAACGGCGGGTGCCGCGATCAAGCATCTGCAGGCCCAACCCGACCTGGCCGAAAACTTGCTGCTGGATGAACTGGGCTACACGGTCAGCCTGGACGGCCATGTGGTCGCCCGCGGCGGTCCGTTCGCCACCGCGCAAGTCCGTGACGCCTCGCGCGACAAGCTGCTGGCGGAACTGCGGGGCCTGGCCGCGTCAGCCTGA
- the polA gene encoding DNA polymerase I: MIKTLLLVDGSSYLYRAFHALPDLRNAQGEPTGALYGVLNMLRRALNDHKADYIACIFDAKGKTFRDDMYPEYKATRASMPDDLAKQVEPIVLSVRAMGWPVISIEGVEADDVIGTLTTMAAKQGVKSIVSTGDKDMAQLVNDHVTLVNTMSAETLDINGVIAKFGVPPERIVDYLMLIGDTVDNVPGVEKVGPKTAAKWITQYGSLDELIRQADTVKGVAGNNLRAAIPNFELTRKLITIRTDCDLAKEIPDLESLRPRPIERDTLETLYERYGFRTWVREITGDAQRVPEGDSRVQTDLPAAPETVEYDTVMDWPTFDKWLARIEAAELVALDTETNSLVEMQARLVGISIATAPGLACYIPVAHRYGGVPDQLPLDEVLARLKPWLENADAPKLLHNAKYDTHVFANAGVSLRGVKHDTMLQAYVLESHRGVGLADLAQRWLGRSGVQYEELCGKGAKQICFDEVAIDAASHYAAEDADFTLQLHNVLFPKIEADDKLKTVYAIEMPVSRVLTVIERNGVSIDSDELARQSHVIGQELMTLEQRAYELAGQPFNLNSPKQLGEILFDKLKLPVVKKTASGAPSTDEDVLSKLAEDFPLPKALLTYRSLSKLKGTYTDKLPKMVNPSTRRVHTRYAQAAVVTGRLASSDPNLQNIPVRTVEGRRVREAFVADEGNVIVSADYSQIELRIMAHISGDESLLKAFAAGEDIHRATASEIFSAKLDEVSSEQRRYAKVINFGLIYGMSAFGLAANLGIERDAAKHYIDRYFTRYPGVARYMEETRARAHERGYVETVFGRRLWLPEINGGSGPRRQAAERAAINAPMQGTAADLIKLAMVAVQDWLDEAGMRSRIVMQVHDELVVEVPETEVDVMRERLPALMCGVAELKVPLLAETGVGKNWEQAH, encoded by the coding sequence ATGATCAAGACGTTGCTGTTGGTCGACGGTTCGAGTTACTTGTACCGCGCGTTTCATGCCCTTCCCGACTTGCGCAACGCGCAGGGCGAGCCGACCGGCGCCCTGTATGGCGTGCTCAATATGTTGCGTCGAGCGTTGAACGATCATAAGGCAGACTATATCGCCTGCATTTTCGACGCCAAGGGCAAAACCTTCCGCGACGATATGTATCCGGAGTACAAGGCGACGCGCGCGTCCATGCCCGACGACCTTGCCAAGCAGGTCGAACCCATCGTGCTGTCCGTGCGCGCCATGGGCTGGCCGGTCATCTCGATCGAAGGCGTCGAAGCCGACGACGTGATCGGCACCCTGACCACGATGGCGGCCAAGCAGGGCGTCAAGTCCATCGTGTCCACCGGCGACAAGGACATGGCCCAGCTGGTGAACGACCACGTCACCCTGGTCAACACCATGAGCGCCGAAACGCTGGACATCAACGGCGTGATCGCCAAGTTCGGCGTGCCGCCCGAACGCATCGTGGACTACCTGATGCTGATCGGCGATACGGTCGACAACGTACCCGGCGTGGAAAAGGTCGGCCCCAAGACCGCCGCCAAGTGGATCACGCAGTACGGATCGCTGGATGAACTGATCCGCCAGGCCGACACCGTGAAGGGCGTGGCCGGCAACAATCTGCGCGCGGCCATCCCGAACTTCGAACTGACCCGCAAGCTGATTACGATCCGCACCGACTGCGATCTGGCCAAGGAAATTCCGGATCTCGAATCGCTGCGTCCGCGCCCGATCGAACGCGACACGCTCGAAACCCTGTACGAACGCTACGGTTTCCGCACCTGGGTGCGCGAGATCACGGGTGACGCGCAGCGGGTGCCGGAAGGCGACTCGCGCGTGCAGACCGATCTGCCGGCCGCGCCCGAGACGGTCGAGTACGACACCGTCATGGACTGGCCGACCTTCGACAAATGGCTGGCGCGTATCGAGGCGGCCGAGCTGGTCGCCCTGGACACCGAAACCAATTCGCTGGTGGAAATGCAGGCGCGGCTGGTCGGCATTTCGATCGCCACGGCGCCGGGCCTGGCCTGCTACATCCCGGTTGCGCACCGTTACGGCGGCGTGCCCGACCAGTTGCCACTGGACGAGGTGCTGGCGCGGCTCAAGCCCTGGCTGGAAAATGCCGACGCGCCCAAACTTCTGCACAACGCCAAGTACGACACCCACGTGTTCGCCAACGCGGGCGTGAGCCTGCGCGGCGTCAAGCACGACACCATGCTGCAGGCCTATGTACTGGAATCGCACCGCGGGGTTGGCCTGGCCGACCTGGCGCAGCGCTGGCTGGGCCGCAGCGGGGTGCAATATGAAGAGCTGTGTGGCAAGGGCGCCAAGCAGATCTGCTTTGACGAAGTGGCGATCGACGCAGCCTCGCACTATGCGGCCGAAGATGCCGACTTCACCCTGCAGCTTCATAACGTCCTGTTCCCCAAGATCGAGGCCGACGACAAGCTCAAGACGGTGTACGCGATCGAAATGCCCGTGTCGCGCGTGCTGACCGTGATCGAGCGCAACGGCGTCAGCATCGACAGCGACGAGCTGGCGCGGCAAAGCCATGTGATCGGCCAGGAATTGATGACGCTGGAACAGCGCGCCTATGAACTGGCGGGCCAACCGTTCAACCTGAACTCACCGAAACAATTGGGTGAGATCCTGTTCGACAAGCTGAAGCTGCCGGTGGTGAAAAAGACGGCAAGCGGCGCGCCGTCGACCGACGAAGACGTGCTGTCCAAGCTGGCCGAAGACTTTCCGCTGCCCAAGGCGCTGCTGACCTATCGCAGCCTGTCCAAGCTCAAGGGCACCTATACCGACAAGCTGCCCAAGATGGTCAACCCGTCCACGCGCCGGGTGCACACCCGCTACGCGCAGGCCGCGGTCGTGACCGGGCGTCTGGCGTCCAGCGACCCCAATCTGCAGAACATTCCGGTGCGCACGGTAGAAGGGCGCCGGGTGCGCGAGGCGTTTGTGGCGGACGAGGGCAACGTGATCGTGTCGGCCGACTATTCGCAGATCGAGCTGCGCATCATGGCGCACATTTCGGGCGACGAAAGCCTGCTCAAGGCGTTCGCGGCCGGTGAGGATATTCACCGCGCGACGGCGTCCGAGATTTTTTCCGCCAAGCTGGACGAGGTCAGTTCCGAGCAGCGGCGCTACGCCAAGGTGATCAACTTCGGCCTGATCTACGGCATGAGTGCGTTCGGTCTGGCGGCCAACCTGGGCATCGAACGCGACGCGGCCAAGCACTACATTGACCGCTACTTCACCCGCTATCCGGGCGTGGCGCGGTATATGGAAGAAACCCGCGCGCGGGCGCATGAACGGGGTTATGTCGAAACCGTGTTCGGCCGGCGCCTGTGGCTGCCCGAGATCAATGGCGGCAGCGGCCCACGCCGCCAGGCCGCCGAACGCGCGGCCATCAACGCGCCGATGCAGGGCACGGCGGCGGATCTGATCAAGCTGGCCATGGTGGCGGTGCAGGACTGGCTGGACGAAGCGGGCATGCGATCGCGCATCGTCATGCAGGTGCACGACGAATTGGTTGTCGAAGTGCCCGAGACCGAAGTCGATGTGATGCGTGAGCGGCTGCCAGCCCTGATGTGCGGCGTGGCCGAACTGAAGGTGCCGCTGCTGGCCGAAACCGGTGTCGGAAAGAACTGGGAGCAGGCGCACTGA
- the bamC gene encoding outer membrane protein assembly factor BamC has translation MNAVRPHLPRLAVLPMLLTLCVLVTGCNTVNQLLGKEESIDYKSASQPNKNAKLEVPPDLTQLPQDTRYQLPAGPASTTFSSYSTTKPAPSAPAATAVLPSRSDMRVERAGAQRWLVVENRPPEQLYPIVRQFWQDNGFLIREDMPQAGVMETDWAENRAKIPQDFIRRTVGKVFDGLWSTGERDMYRTRLERSGSGTEIYISHRGAVEELTGSEKTQTIWTARPNDPGLEAEFLSRLMVRLGSDTDRAKTAVALATPVNDPAQAPRLLTVTPSGALQVNESFDRAWRRVGLALDRGGFTVEDRNRAEGTYFVRYVDTDAVNTTEKPGFFSRLFKRDTTETRPQFRVKLASAGEQTQVTVLNSQGAPENSATGRRILTVLGDQLK, from the coding sequence ATGAATGCTGTTCGACCCCATCTGCCACGCCTGGCAGTGTTGCCCATGCTGCTCACCCTTTGTGTCCTGGTCACCGGATGCAATACGGTCAACCAGCTGCTGGGCAAAGAAGAATCGATCGACTACAAGAGCGCGTCGCAGCCCAACAAGAACGCCAAGCTCGAAGTACCGCCCGACCTGACGCAATTGCCGCAGGACACGCGCTACCAGTTGCCGGCCGGCCCGGCCAGCACCACGTTCTCGAGCTATTCCACGACCAAGCCGGCACCGTCTGCGCCTGCAGCGACCGCCGTGCTGCCGTCGCGGTCCGACATGCGCGTGGAACGCGCTGGCGCCCAGCGCTGGCTGGTGGTTGAAAACCGTCCGCCGGAACAGCTGTACCCGATCGTTCGCCAGTTCTGGCAGGACAACGGCTTCCTGATCCGTGAAGACATGCCGCAAGCCGGCGTGATGGAAACGGACTGGGCCGAAAACCGCGCCAAGATCCCGCAGGACTTCATCCGCCGCACGGTGGGCAAGGTGTTTGACGGTCTGTGGTCCACGGGCGAGCGCGACATGTATCGCACGCGTCTGGAACGCTCGGGCAGCGGCACCGAGATCTACATCAGCCATCGCGGCGCGGTGGAAGAGCTGACCGGCAGCGAAAAGACCCAGACCATCTGGACCGCGCGTCCGAATGATCCCGGCCTGGAAGCCGAATTCCTGAGCCGCCTGATGGTCCGTCTGGGCAGCGACACTGATCGCGCCAAGACTGCCGTGGCGCTGGCCACCCCGGTCAATGATCCGGCCCAAGCACCGCGCCTGTTGACGGTCACGCCGAGCGGCGCGCTGCAGGTCAATGAATCGTTCGACCGTGCATGGCGCCGGGTGGGCCTCGCGCTCGACCGCGGTGGCTTTACCGTGGAAGACCGCAACCGCGCCGAAGGCACGTACTTTGTGCGTTATGTGGACACCGACGCCGTCAACACGACCGAAAAGCCGGGCTTCTTCAGCCGCCTCTTCAAGCGTGACACGACCGAAACGCGTCCGCAGTTCCGGGTGAAGCTGGCTTCGGCCGGCGAGCAGACCCAGGTCACCGTGTTGAACAGCCAGGGCGCGCCTGAAAACAGCGCCACCGGCCGTCGCATCCTGACCGTGCTGGGTGATCAACTGAAGTGA
- a CDS encoding L-threonylcarbamoyladenylate synthase translates to MAQFFTVHPQNPQARLLKQAAALISSGGLVAIPTDSSYAVVAHLDDKNAADGLRRLRGVDDRHHLTLLCRDLAEIGHMAHVDNRQYRLLKTGTPGPFTFILEATKEVPRRLSHPSRKTIGIRIPDNAITLALLEEVGAPLISTTLIPDGETEPLNDAEQIRERYERQLAAVIDGGACPHQATTVIDLTDDQPVVVRIGRGDPASLGIRVDAS, encoded by the coding sequence ATGGCGCAGTTCTTTACCGTCCACCCCCAGAATCCGCAGGCCCGACTGCTCAAGCAGGCTGCCGCGCTCATCAGCAGCGGCGGGCTGGTCGCCATCCCGACCGACTCCAGCTACGCCGTCGTGGCCCACCTGGATGACAAGAATGCCGCCGACGGCCTGCGCCGCCTGCGCGGGGTCGACGATCGCCATCACCTGACGCTGCTGTGCCGCGACCTGGCCGAGATCGGCCACATGGCGCATGTCGACAATCGCCAGTACCGCCTGCTGAAGACCGGAACGCCCGGTCCGTTCACGTTCATTCTGGAAGCGACCAAGGAAGTGCCGCGACGTCTGTCCCACCCGTCGCGCAAGACCATTGGCATCCGCATTCCCGACAACGCTATCACCCTGGCGCTGCTGGAAGAGGTGGGGGCGCCGCTGATTTCGACCACGCTGATCCCGGATGGCGAGACCGAACCGCTGAATGACGCCGAGCAGATCCGCGAACGGTACGAGCGCCAGCTGGCCGCCGTGATCGACGGGGGCGCCTGTCCCCACCAGGCCACCACCGTGATCGACCTGACCGACGACCAGCCGGTCGTGGTGCGGATCGGGCGGGGCGATCCGGCGTCGCTGGGCATCCGGGTCGACGCATCCTGA
- a CDS encoding ribosomal protein uL16 3-hydroxylase, translating to MNANESTALLAGLTPAQFMQRHWQKKPLLIRGAIPDFRPPLSIADVKRLSRQDEVESRLVWREDGQWQMESGPFARLPPAKEPEWSLLVQGVNLHDDAAAALMHRFRFVPDARLDDLMISIATDGGGVGPHFDSYDVFLLQAVGQRRWRIGKQKDLSLDPNALLKILANFTPTEEFVLNPGDMLYLPPAYAHDGIAEGECMTISIGFRSPSLVELARGMLEAAADQLSDRTPTPLKGHYRDPDQPAIDQPAALPETLVDAALAAAAAVPLDRTLASRFLGCWLTEPKPDVVFDAVDMDTLPDLAEDWPAAGVLTLDRRTLMIYRERTAFINGEMIDHPASAALRHLADARTLDCADPVCRKLTDAERSMLTDWLDDGWLHFADQPAAPARKSARR from the coding sequence ATGAATGCTAACGAATCCACCGCCCTGCTTGCCGGCCTGACCCCGGCCCAATTCATGCAACGCCATTGGCAGAAGAAGCCCCTGCTGATCCGCGGCGCCATCCCCGACTTCCGGCCACCGCTGTCGATTGCCGACGTCAAACGATTGTCGCGCCAGGACGAGGTCGAGTCCCGGCTGGTCTGGCGCGAAGACGGCCAGTGGCAGATGGAATCGGGCCCGTTCGCCCGCCTGCCGCCCGCCAAGGAACCGGAATGGTCGCTGCTGGTGCAGGGCGTGAACCTGCACGACGACGCGGCGGCCGCGCTCATGCATCGCTTCCGCTTCGTGCCCGACGCCCGGCTGGACGACCTGATGATCAGCATTGCCACGGACGGCGGCGGCGTGGGCCCGCACTTCGACAGCTACGACGTCTTCCTGCTGCAGGCAGTCGGACAGCGGCGCTGGCGGATCGGCAAACAGAAGGACCTGAGCCTGGACCCCAACGCGCTGCTCAAGATCCTGGCGAACTTCACGCCGACCGAAGAATTCGTGTTGAACCCGGGCGACATGCTGTACCTGCCGCCTGCGTACGCGCACGACGGCATTGCCGAAGGCGAATGCATGACGATTTCGATCGGCTTCCGGTCGCCTTCGCTGGTGGAACTGGCGCGCGGCATGCTGGAGGCGGCGGCCGACCAGCTGTCGGATCGGACACCGACGCCGCTGAAGGGCCACTATCGTGATCCTGACCAGCCTGCGATCGACCAACCCGCCGCGTTGCCCGAGACCCTGGTCGACGCCGCCCTGGCCGCCGCAGCGGCCGTGCCGCTGGACCGTACCCTGGCCAGCCGATTCCTGGGCTGCTGGCTGACCGAACCCAAGCCGGATGTGGTGTTCGATGCCGTCGACATGGACACCCTGCCCGACCTGGCCGAAGACTGGCCTGCCGCGGGCGTGCTGACGCTGGACCGCCGGACCCTGATGATCTACCGGGAACGCACCGCGTTCATCAATGGGGAAATGATCGACCATCCGGCCAGCGCCGCCCTGCGGCACTTGGCCGACGCCCGCACGCTGGATTGCGCCGATCCGGTCTGCCGCAAGTTGACCGACGCGGAACGCAGCATGCTGACAGACTGGCTGGACGATGGCTGGCTGCATTTTGCCGACCAGCCCGCGGCACCGGCCAGGAAATCCGCCAGGCGATAG